The Acidicapsa ligni genome has a window encoding:
- a CDS encoding (R)-mandelonitrile lyase, whose product MEIKRIGSQPSGKGPADWFTGTVRIDPLFQAPDPAFVSGASVTFEPGARTAWHTHPLGQTLIVTAGCGWAQREDGPIEEIHPGDVVWFAPGEKHWHGATPSTAMTHIAIQERLDGKAVDWMEQVSNEQYKL is encoded by the coding sequence ATGGAGATCAAGCGCATCGGTTCGCAGCCCTCAGGCAAAGGTCCGGCAGATTGGTTTACGGGCACTGTACGGATTGACCCGCTATTTCAAGCGCCTGATCCAGCTTTTGTTTCCGGCGCCAGCGTCACATTCGAGCCGGGGGCGCGTACCGCCTGGCACACCCACCCTCTTGGGCAAACCTTGATTGTCACCGCAGGTTGCGGATGGGCTCAGCGGGAAGATGGGCCGATAGAGGAGATTCACCCCGGTGATGTGGTTTGGTTCGCGCCAGGAGAGAAACACTGGCACGGGGCCACCCCATCCACAGCCATGACCCATATCGCAATCCAGGAACGATTAGACGGCAAAGCTGTGGATTGGATGGAACAGGTCAGCAACGAACAATACAAACTGTAA
- a CDS encoding DUF1990 domain-containing protein: MMAKVLNSRWRTRAVFSIRQLSVTKLTSQLEAARTLGYSYSTLLNTALGLNKIRVPAGFVLDHTHSTIGRGPESFGLAKQALKGWKQFDLGWVRVINPDAKIEVGETVGVEAYALGLWSVNFSRILYVIDEPTRFGFGYGTTSLHVERGEERFLLEYDPQSDCVDYDLLAVSQAAYWLAKLGNPYTRSQQRRFARESHLRIKQLAQPS, encoded by the coding sequence ATGATGGCAAAGGTGCTGAACTCACGTTGGCGTACTAGAGCCGTGTTTTCTATACGCCAGCTGTCGGTCACGAAACTTACCTCTCAATTGGAGGCCGCCAGGACCCTTGGCTACAGCTATAGCACATTACTCAATACCGCCCTCGGGCTTAATAAAATCCGAGTGCCCGCAGGGTTCGTCCTTGACCATACTCATTCGACGATTGGCCGTGGGCCAGAATCTTTTGGACTCGCCAAACAAGCACTAAAAGGTTGGAAGCAATTTGATCTCGGCTGGGTACGAGTAATCAATCCAGATGCAAAGATTGAAGTTGGAGAAACTGTCGGGGTCGAGGCTTATGCTCTCGGCCTATGGTCCGTCAATTTCAGCCGCATTCTCTATGTCATCGACGAGCCAACTCGCTTCGGTTTCGGCTATGGCACAACCTCGCTGCATGTGGAGCGCGGCGAAGAGAGATTTCTACTGGAATATGATCCGCAGTCTGATTGCGTCGACTATGATCTGCTCGCAGTTTCTCAAGCTGCCTATTGGCTGGCCAAACTCGGAAATCCGTATACTCGCTCACAGCAACGCCGATTTGCTCGCGAATCTCACTTGCGCATAAAGCAGTTAGCTCAACCCTCATAA
- the purQ gene encoding phosphoribosylformylglycinamidine synthase subunit PurQ, with the protein MKFGVLVFPGSNCDHDTYNVIAEITHQPVSFLWHDSEDLGGVDAVLVPGGFAYGDYLRTGAIARFSPVMQAVTRFADAGGLVLGICNGFQILTEAGLLPGALMRNAGLKYICKQVDLRVETANSPFTSQLRVGEVLQIPIGHMEGNYYCDAETLRELEAEDRIAFRYATPDGKVTPEANPNGSLGNIAGVLNKGRNVLGMMPHPDRSSEQLLGSADGLKIFSSLVDALATR; encoded by the coding sequence ATGAAATTCGGCGTCCTTGTCTTCCCAGGCTCTAACTGCGATCACGATACTTATAACGTGATCGCCGAGATTACCCATCAGCCGGTCAGCTTTCTCTGGCACGACTCAGAAGACCTTGGCGGAGTGGACGCAGTGCTCGTCCCCGGCGGTTTCGCTTACGGCGACTACCTCCGCACCGGAGCCATCGCCCGCTTCTCCCCTGTGATGCAGGCCGTCACCCGCTTTGCCGACGCCGGTGGACTTGTCCTGGGCATCTGCAATGGATTCCAGATCCTCACCGAGGCCGGACTGCTGCCTGGCGCGCTCATGCGCAACGCCGGACTTAAATACATCTGCAAACAGGTCGACCTTCGCGTCGAGACGGCCAACAGTCCGTTCACCAGCCAGCTTCGTGTCGGTGAAGTTCTCCAGATCCCCATCGGTCACATGGAAGGCAACTATTATTGCGACGCCGAGACGCTACGCGAACTCGAAGCCGAAGACCGCATCGCCTTCCGCTACGCCACCCCGGATGGCAAGGTCACTCCTGAAGCGAACCCCAACGGATCGCTCGGCAATATTGCGGGAGTGCTGAACAAGGGCCGTAACGTGCTGGGCATGATGCCTCACCCTGACCGCTCCAGCGAACAGCTTCTCGGCTCCGCTGACGGGCTCAAGATTTTCTCATCCCTGGTGGATGCACTCGCCACTCGCTAA
- a CDS encoding co-chaperone GroES — MATSSTTKTFTPLHDRILVRRVEEGETIRGGIIIPDSAKEKPQEGEVLSVGKGKSNDEGKVFPLDVKAGDRVLFGKYSGTEIKIDGEELLIMREEEVLGILSK; from the coding sequence ATGGCAACATCATCGACAACGAAGACCTTTACTCCACTTCACGACCGCATCCTCGTTCGCCGTGTAGAAGAGGGTGAAACCATTCGGGGCGGCATCATTATCCCCGACAGCGCCAAGGAAAAGCCACAGGAAGGCGAAGTCCTCTCCGTGGGCAAAGGCAAGTCGAACGACGAGGGCAAGGTATTCCCTCTCGATGTTAAGGCTGGCGATCGCGTCCTCTTTGGTAAGTACTCCGGTACCGAAATCAAGATCGACGGCGAAGAGCTGCTGATCATGCGTGAAGAAGAAGTCCTCGGCATCCTCAGCAAGTAG
- a CDS encoding SDR family NAD(P)-dependent oxidoreductase yields the protein MSHRSSPHCSSPPDSQIGQPLSGKTALVTGGAKRVGRELALELARAGANVVITFRESADEAADTVRELEKTGVRSFAVQADVRSEESVRRAVADTVDLFGGLDLLVNNAAVFESAPFSEITLDQWDRVFETNTRGPFLMAREALPHLKAARGRIVNLGSLGGIHAWATHAHYCSSKAALHMLTQTMAKAFAPEVSVNCIAPGWIEMGNADELASRFAAKTPMGRNGAAQDVAEALLFFATGPHFITGQILAVDGGLGL from the coding sequence ATGTCCCATCGTTCGTCGCCTCATTGTTCATCGCCCCCCGATTCGCAAATCGGCCAACCGTTATCAGGCAAAACCGCCCTGGTCACCGGCGGCGCCAAGCGCGTGGGCAGGGAATTGGCATTGGAGCTGGCCCGCGCCGGAGCGAACGTGGTCATCACCTTTCGCGAGTCCGCGGATGAGGCCGCCGATACCGTGCGTGAGCTTGAGAAGACAGGTGTGCGCTCTTTCGCGGTGCAGGCCGACGTTCGTAGCGAAGAGAGTGTGCGCCGTGCCGTAGCGGATACGGTCGATCTCTTCGGTGGACTTGATCTGCTGGTAAACAATGCGGCAGTCTTTGAATCTGCGCCGTTCAGCGAGATCACGCTCGATCAATGGGACAGGGTCTTTGAAACCAATACACGCGGCCCATTTCTAATGGCGCGGGAGGCTTTGCCTCACCTGAAAGCTGCACGCGGACGCATCGTCAATCTAGGCTCGCTGGGCGGCATACATGCATGGGCCACGCATGCTCATTACTGCTCGTCCAAGGCCGCTCTGCACATGCTCACCCAAACCATGGCCAAGGCTTTCGCGCCAGAGGTGAGCGTGAACTGTATTGCGCCGGGCTGGATTGAAATGGGCAATGCAGATGAGCTTGCCAGCCGGTTTGCGGCCAAAACTCCGATGGGGCGTAACGGAGCTGCGCAGGATGTGGCGGAGGCCCTGCTTTTCTTCGCGACAGGCCCCCATTTCATCACAGGACAGATTCTGGCAGTCGATGGCGGCCTGGGCCTCTAG
- a CDS encoding tyrosine-protein phosphatase, giving the protein MIDIHHHLIYGVDDGSPDLETSIAMAREAISEGVTRIACTPHSSDSYPYQAELNAERMAEIQSHLGNEIELGLACDFHLNADNIHDAIRNPLKYSICGKGYLLVEFPEMAIPPQLGEALHRLKAAGYTSIITHPERNPVIVKHPQMLADWIRMGCVVQVTASSLYGRFGNSAQAFANECLDRNWIHFLATDAHNLDWRPPHLKKGYEYAANRAGEETARRICVENPKAAFLGTKMPVQPEALGVWDSAPIKFGDSVKSAPRRSSPDVEKPSKGFLSKLFGK; this is encoded by the coding sequence ATGATCGATATCCACCATCACCTTATCTACGGCGTCGACGACGGCTCGCCCGATCTCGAGACCTCGATTGCGATGGCGCGAGAAGCCATTTCCGAGGGCGTGACTCGCATCGCCTGTACGCCGCACTCCAGCGACAGCTACCCGTACCAGGCCGAGCTCAACGCTGAGCGCATGGCGGAGATTCAATCGCACCTCGGTAACGAAATCGAGCTGGGCCTGGCCTGCGACTTTCATCTGAACGCGGATAACATCCACGACGCGATTCGCAATCCGCTCAAGTACTCCATCTGCGGCAAAGGCTATCTGCTGGTCGAGTTTCCTGAGATGGCGATTCCTCCGCAACTCGGCGAAGCACTTCACCGCCTCAAGGCTGCCGGATATACCAGCATCATCACCCATCCCGAGCGAAACCCGGTCATTGTGAAGCATCCGCAGATGCTCGCCGATTGGATTCGCATGGGCTGCGTTGTGCAGGTGACTGCATCGTCTCTGTACGGACGCTTCGGCAACTCGGCGCAGGCATTTGCCAACGAGTGCCTGGATCGCAACTGGATCCACTTCCTTGCGACTGACGCCCATAATCTCGACTGGCGTCCTCCGCATCTTAAAAAGGGCTACGAATACGCAGCCAACCGCGCCGGGGAAGAAACAGCTCGCCGCATCTGCGTGGAAAACCCCAAAGCCGCATTCCTGGGCACCAAGATGCCGGTGCAGCCAGAGGCGCTGGGCGTCTGGGACAGCGCGCCGATCAAATTCGGCGACAGCGTCAAGTCGGCTCCGCGTCGCAGCTCTCCCGATGTTGAAAAGCCGAGCAAGGGATTTTTAAGCAAACTCTTCGGCAAATAG